One Salvia miltiorrhiza cultivar Shanhuang (shh) chromosome 6, IMPLAD_Smil_shh, whole genome shotgun sequence genomic window, TACCCTCAGTTCAGCAGTTGTATCGAGATATCTTTAGTTGGGTTTGTTTTGAGGAAATGTAGCTTGTAATATGTTATACCTAAATTGCCCTTTGTCGAAATGGTTTCTTTGCATATATATTTCGATTGTCGatatttcgatttttgtttTCACTTTGCGGCATTTACTTTATGGGCTCGTTTGAAATGTGGTATGATCGTATGGATAATGTTCAATatctttattaatttagatatgaatattatactccctccgttccactttaataggctcatttttctttttgaaatgtTCCAttctaataggctcatttttcttttttagtaaaaaaaatatatttaattggtgtggaccaccactttactaccactttcctactaaaaagtaagtttttattaatctccgtgcctaaaagaagtgagcctattagagtgggacggagggagtatttgacaaaatatataaaaagaatgTTATGCTATTACATCTTTCAAGTGTGATACAGAATTAAAAAAGAATATGTATAGTAAATAACAAGCTATTAAATTACAAGGAGCTTTGATTTTTAAAgcaaataatataataatatgttAACACACCATAAAAGATTATGTTTGTAAAGTACTtactttatattttaattagttcTGATTACTATTTATCCATAATTAAAATTGAGTCACCGCTAATGTGGCATATTATATGTACACGGGACATTAATGTGGCAAAAgattgaaatttaaataaaaatgaaccaTCACAAAAGATTTTCACAGTAAAAACTCtaaaattatgaatcataaaaccCAAAATTGGGGGTACTCTGATCCCTATcctaaaatcaaaattaattaaaagtgtAATAATTTACAGATATAATCTTTTTGTGATGTGAACACTTCGTGAGGTATCTTTTTTTGTTGGAGCAATGATAAGGAATAAGCAGTTACTTAAGTGGATTAAAATTTCAATTAGTTTCATTTCAATCTTGCTCGCTCCTAGAAAAATTGTATACATACTGTAGGTCACTGGTACCTTGTGATTACCCGATTAGAAAGCATAATTTTAGCACAGGAGATTCAAATAAATTCTCAAGTGAGAAATCTTGATCTCGAGATGATATCTCAAAGCTTGCCTTCGGCTTGGTTACTTCGTTCGTAGCCAGATCTCCCTGTTAGTATCAGTCGAAACATGATCAGTAGTACGAGATGCTGTAGACGAGCTTCCGGTGGTTTTGTCTCTCAAAGTTTATGATAAGATCGTCAACACATTCCTCCCAGTTTTCAGCAGCCTCGATCTGCATATGATTGCATATAACAGTAAGCAGCTAAAACTACTGTGTTCAATCTCTGGATAGCAAACATGTGTACCTCTTGACATAATTGTAGCGCAAGCCGGCCACCAATTGCTGCCTCTTCGTGGTTATCTTTTACTTCTAAGTTGATAACTAAAACGGGCTTCAAAAGCACCTGCTTCCGATTATGTAGATCTGCCACATGCACACAGACATTGAGCTGATCGATTATGAAGATACTATTTTTGAATATATGAATGAAAGTAACCACATCTAGAACTAGTGATATACTGGTATGATCAATGATGTCAAGTTACACATGGCATGCTAACTGTTTAACTGCCCACTTCTAGGACTATATGTTTCCTTTGTTTCCATCATGAACGCAGTGCGAAAGAATAGATATATATTGCCAGAGGCCTCAAATCACCACATCTAACTAAATACGGAAATTCACTGCAAAGCAGCATATATAAACATAATAAGCTTTGAAATAAGTGTGCTATTTCATGACCTGAAACACAATTATATATTACACAATTCATTAGCATATTCAGTTCAAGTATCCACTAACATATCTAAAATATTTAAGCCCTACAAGGATATCTCTTGTTTTCGCATGAATTTTAATTGGGGAGTGATATTCGCATCCAGAAGAAAGCTTTAAACTTTCACACAGGAAAATAGAAAAACCATccataaaataaatttcattatcATAGGGGAAAAGGTGGTAGTCTGCTTTGACTTACAAACCTTCAAGAACCATATCAAAAACTTTTTCTTCGAATGTAAGTACCACATCAAATGTACCATCTGCAGCATTTTCTTGCCAACGCTGAGGGGCAGTTTTTACAGATAAGTTCCTCTTGAGCATTGGTAGTATTCCGTTTCGCCGATATCTGTACAGTTTGAAACATTTGAGGCTGAAATACTGAAATATAAGGACAAAACATTTAAGCTAACATGAGCATGtatatatgttcatttgttCATTGTCATATTGGTGAGATATTAAGCATCAAGGTTTGCAACATCTGATCCGAAATAAATTGCTTGACCCACTGCATGTACCAATATCCAAAACTACATTTACCCACATAAGTTGCCAAAGAGACAATATCACAAAAGTCCCTTTTTCACAGTAAGCATACAAAATAGAGGGAAGAAAAATATGGGAACCGATGGGGAAAAAGGGTATAAAACAGAAGGTTACAACTTGAGGTCTTTATATGGGGTTCTGAAATTGTTGACACATGCAAAGGATTGAATTCACTAGTTCATGTTTTCTTGTTTGCAAACTGCGAGAATGCCATCATCATGAAACGCAATACTGATTTCCATCAATTAAAAATGCAAATATTCTTATACTTCTCAACTTAAATCGTCTTCACCTCTTTAGAGCAAAACTTGCTTCCACAATTGACTATAACCGTGGCTGAAGGCTATGGAATGTTTCCTAGCAACATGTGTTTAATCTCTAATACAACTTGAAACGAACCAAACACTAGCGCTGTCTCCACCGTCGTCTAACTTCATTTACATTCCAATCGCGTATTTCTTCTGTTTGCTAATATCCTATCACTCATCCTAAGATTTTCCAGAGACACCTCACAAGCCAGCTAGACTAAAATCTGAGCTCTTCAATAAACCAAGCTACCTCAACACACCTACTGATCCTACTCACAAGCTAACAAGAATATCAGTTAAAGATTTCAATGATGAACTAAAACCCTATCTCATATAATTTGCAGATATTGCAGCTAATCCCCACACAAAGTGCAGTCACCAGTGAACTCACACAAACCAAAAATTCTTCTCTTTCAAATACCTTATTTGAAAGAGAGATGGAGCTAATCCCAAAACTAATATCACAAAATGACCTAATTCACAGTAAGCATACAAACATAAAatggaagaaaagaaagaagggTTACAGTTCGGGGTCTTTGCGGCGGAGGTCGTCGAACATTTGCTTGTAGGGGGTGCCGAAATCGTAGACGTTGGGTTCTCTAAGGGAGGGTCCAGGCAGCTTAACGTGCTGCCCAGTTCCGTAGGAAGCCACGTCGAAGCCTTCTCTCTTGAGCAGCGCGTGCGCCTCCATGCTCCTGTTCTGATTCGAAGAGCACACCATTGCGTGCCGCAGCTTCATCTCCGCCCTATCAATTTTCCGATCGATCACTCAATTCATTGATTTCTTCTTCTATCTCACATTTTGCAGTGACTGTAAATACAGTGATTGTAGAAGATGATGTTTCCTTACCCGAGAAGGCCCGGCCCTAAATAATGACTTCAGCTCGGCCCATTCttgctttaaaataaaatcatgcaTTAGTCTCCCAATTCTTTTATCTTATTTGGTATTTTAGTCTATCCCCaaaatctttatttatttttatttttaataaaattactcCACGTAATCTTACGAAAATAAGacatttattctattttaattaCTTTAGCACTACAACAAAACTGAGATCTTTATTTCATTCACCACACATTTAACTAGTTTATTAAAATACGTATCATTTTCACATGGATCAAAAATTGAGGGACGAAGTAAGTGATAACTAGTGTGTAGCCAATCTAATTTCAACAATAA contains:
- the LOC130987934 gene encoding uncharacterized protein LOC130987934, with translation MKLRHAMVCSSNQNRSMEAHALLKREGFDVASYGTGQHVKLPGPSLREPNVYDFGTPYKQMFDDLRRKDPELYRRNGILPMLKRNLSVKTAPQRWQENAADGTFDVVLTFEEKVFDMVLEDLHNRKQVLLKPVLVINLEVKDNHEEAAIGGRLALQLCQEIEAAENWEECVDDLIINFERQNHRKLVYSISYY